Proteins from one Bos indicus x Bos taurus breed Angus x Brahman F1 hybrid chromosome 19, Bos_hybrid_MaternalHap_v2.0, whole genome shotgun sequence genomic window:
- the RAB37 gene encoding ras-related protein Rab-37 isoform X3 — protein MTGTPGTAATRDGEAPERSPPCGPSHDLTGKVMLLGDSGVGKTCFLIRFRDGAFLSGTFIATVGIDFRNKVVTVDGVRVKLQIWDTAGQERFRSVTHAYYRDAQALLLLYDITNKSSFDNIRAWLTEIHEYAQRDVVIMLLGNKADVSTERVIRSEDGEMLAREYGVPFMETSAKTGMNVELAFLAIAKELKYRARRQADEPSFQIRDYVESQKKRPSCCSFL, from the exons ATGACGGGAACGCCTGGCACCGCGGCCACCCGGGATGGCGAGGCCCCCGAGCGCTCCCCACCCTGCGGGCCGAGCCACGATCTCACGGGCAAG GTGATGCTTCTGGGAGACTCGGGCGTCGGCAAAACCTGTTTCCTCATCCGATTCAGAGACGGGGCCTTCCTGTCCGGGACCTTCATAGCCACCGTCGGCATAGACTTCAGG AACAAAGTGGTGACCGTGGATGGTGTGAGAGTGAAACTGCAG ATCTGGGACACGGCAGGGCAGGAGCGGTTCCGCAGTGTGACCCATGCTTATTACCGAGACGCCCAGG cCTTGCTCCTGCTGTACGACATCACCAACAAATCTTCCTTTGACAACATCCGG GCTTGGCTCACTGAGATTCACGAGTACGCCCAGAGGGATGTGGTGATCATGCTTCTGGGCAACAAG GCAGATGTGAGCACTGAAAGGGTGATCCGCTCAGAGGACGGAGAGATGCTGGCCAGG GAATATGGAGTTCCCTTCATGGAGACCAGCGCCAAGACGGGCATGAATGTGGAGCTAGCCTTTCTGGCCATTGCCAA GGAGCTGAAATACAGAGCCAGGCGGCAGGCCGATGAGCCCAGCTTCCAGATCCGAGACTACGTGGAGTCCCAGAAGAAGCGGCCCAGCTGCTGCTCCTTCCTGTGA
- the RAB37 gene encoding ras-related protein Rab-37 isoform X5 gives MTGTPGTAATRDGEAPERSPPCGPSHDLTGKNKVVTVDGVRVKLQIWDTAGQERFRSVTHAYYRDAQALLLLYDITNKSSFDNIRAWLTEIHEYAQRDVVIMLLGNKADVSTERVIRSEDGEMLAREYGVPFMETSAKTGMNVELAFLAIAKELKYRARRQADEPSFQIRDYVESQKKRPSCCSFL, from the exons ATGACGGGAACGCCTGGCACCGCGGCCACCCGGGATGGCGAGGCCCCCGAGCGCTCCCCACCCTGCGGGCCGAGCCACGATCTCACGGGCAAG AACAAAGTGGTGACCGTGGATGGTGTGAGAGTGAAACTGCAG ATCTGGGACACGGCAGGGCAGGAGCGGTTCCGCAGTGTGACCCATGCTTATTACCGAGACGCCCAGG cCTTGCTCCTGCTGTACGACATCACCAACAAATCTTCCTTTGACAACATCCGG GCTTGGCTCACTGAGATTCACGAGTACGCCCAGAGGGATGTGGTGATCATGCTTCTGGGCAACAAG GCAGATGTGAGCACTGAAAGGGTGATCCGCTCAGAGGACGGAGAGATGCTGGCCAGG GAATATGGAGTTCCCTTCATGGAGACCAGCGCCAAGACGGGCATGAATGTGGAGCTAGCCTTTCTGGCCATTGCCAA GGAGCTGAAATACAGAGCCAGGCGGCAGGCCGATGAGCCCAGCTTCCAGATCCGAGACTACGTGGAGTCCCAGAAGAAGCGGCCCAGCTGCTGCTCCTTCCTGTGA